A window of the Brachybacterium sacelli genome harbors these coding sequences:
- a CDS encoding SPOR domain-containing protein: MTQGTEFFYNLTTGAVEEGRQSSGTDLMGPYSSRAEAQRALTTAAGRNEQWDEDDAEWDSTAADDES; encoded by the coding sequence ATGACGCAGGGCACGGAGTTCTTCTACAACCTCACCACCGGCGCCGTCGAGGAGGGCCGCCAGTCCTCGGGCACCGATCTGATGGGTCCCTATTCCTCCCGCGCGGAGGCGCAGCGGGCGCTGACGACCGCGGCGGGCCGCAATGAGCAGTGGGACGAGGACGACGCCGAATGGGACAGCACGGCTGCCGACGACGAGAGCTGA
- the panB gene encoding 3-methyl-2-oxobutanoate hydroxymethyltransferase — protein MSTSSGTGPVGPAKVRIRHLHDAKDRGRPFSMLTAYDQFSAQAFEEAGIDVLLVGDSVGTTVLGHSSTTATTHQDMLTFTGAVARSVHRPLVVADLAFGTYETGPADAVRHGVELVRAGAELVKLEGGHAVVPQIRALVEAGIPVMGHLGFTPQSVNSLSGHRVQGRDAHGADQLAEDALAIQDAGASAIVLELVPASVAARITEVVQVPTIGIGAGPACDGQVLVWQDMAGLSGFHGKFVKTFADLRRDLTHAAEQYRAEVGERSYPGEEHSFE, from the coding sequence GTGAGCACCTCTTCCGGTACCGGACCCGTCGGCCCCGCCAAGGTACGCATCCGTCATCTGCACGACGCCAAGGACCGTGGGCGGCCGTTCTCGATGCTCACCGCCTACGACCAGTTCTCCGCGCAAGCCTTCGAGGAGGCCGGCATCGACGTGCTGCTGGTGGGTGACTCCGTGGGCACCACGGTGCTCGGGCACAGCTCGACCACCGCCACCACGCATCAGGACATGCTCACCTTCACCGGAGCGGTCGCCCGCAGCGTGCATCGGCCGTTGGTGGTGGCCGACCTCGCCTTCGGCACCTACGAGACCGGACCGGCCGATGCCGTCCGGCACGGGGTGGAGCTCGTCCGTGCCGGCGCGGAGCTGGTCAAGCTCGAGGGCGGGCACGCGGTCGTGCCGCAGATCCGTGCCCTGGTCGAGGCCGGCATCCCGGTCATGGGCCACCTCGGCTTCACCCCCCAATCGGTCAACTCCCTGTCCGGGCACCGCGTGCAGGGACGCGATGCCCACGGCGCCGATCAGCTGGCCGAGGATGCGCTGGCGATCCAGGACGCGGGCGCCTCGGCGATCGTGCTCGAGCTGGTGCCGGCCTCGGTGGCCGCTCGCATCACCGAGGTCGTGCAGGTCCCGACCATCGGCATCGGCGCCGGCCCCGCCTGCGACGGCCAGGTGCTGGTGTGGCAGGACATGGCCGGGCTCTCCGGCTTCCACGGCAAGTTCGTCAAGACCTTCGCGGACCTGCGCCGTGACCTCACCCATGCGGCCGAGCAGTACCGGGCCGAGGTCGGTGAGCGCTCCTATCCCGGTGAGGAGCACTCCTTCGAGTGA
- a CDS encoding glutamine synthetase family protein, whose amino-acid sequence MEHLHDDVIRKVTDSDVRFIRLWFCDIAGTLKSIAISPSDLEAAFAEGIGIDGSTIEGLTRSYESDMILRPDPATFELLAWRGEINATGRMMCDVLTPDGEPAASDPRRVLREALSRAEEKGLEFFAHPEIEFYLFDEPYRRGEQLRPIDGAGYFDHVHRGQGQDFRRTAIQHLEAMNIQVEFSHHENGPGQNEIDLRYADALTTADNIVTLRTVVKEVALSMGQVATFMPKPMIEHPGSGMHTHLSMFQGGKNAFHEPGAEYGLSRLGRQFIAGLLRHAPEYSAVTNQWVNSYKRLWGAQEAPSYVCWGHNNRSALVRVPFHKPTKGTSSRVEFRGLDSSANPYLALAVLLAAGMAGIEGEYELPEGAEDAVWDLSERERRAMGIEPLPTDLFRALESFEGSELMASTLGEQVFEFFLRDKQQEWQRYREQVTDYELASTFSRV is encoded by the coding sequence ATGGAACATCTCCACGACGACGTCATCCGGAAGGTCACCGACAGCGACGTGCGGTTCATCCGCCTGTGGTTCTGCGACATCGCCGGGACGCTGAAGTCCATCGCGATCTCCCCGTCGGACCTCGAAGCGGCCTTCGCAGAGGGCATCGGGATCGACGGCTCCACGATCGAGGGGCTCACCCGCAGCTACGAGTCGGACATGATCCTGCGTCCCGACCCCGCCACCTTCGAGCTGCTGGCCTGGCGGGGTGAGATCAACGCGACCGGTCGGATGATGTGCGACGTGCTGACCCCGGACGGCGAGCCCGCCGCCTCCGACCCGCGGCGCGTGTTGCGGGAGGCGCTGTCGCGCGCCGAGGAGAAGGGCCTGGAGTTCTTCGCCCACCCGGAGATCGAGTTCTACCTGTTCGACGAGCCCTACCGGCGAGGCGAGCAGCTGCGACCGATCGACGGCGCGGGCTACTTCGACCACGTCCATCGCGGCCAGGGCCAGGACTTCCGCCGTACCGCGATCCAGCACCTCGAGGCCATGAACATCCAGGTCGAGTTCTCCCACCACGAGAACGGGCCCGGGCAGAACGAGATCGACCTGCGCTATGCCGACGCGCTGACCACGGCCGACAACATCGTCACCCTCCGCACGGTGGTCAAGGAGGTCGCGCTGTCGATGGGGCAGGTGGCGACCTTCATGCCCAAGCCGATGATCGAGCATCCCGGCTCCGGCATGCACACCCACCTGTCGATGTTCCAGGGCGGCAAGAACGCCTTCCACGAGCCCGGCGCCGAGTACGGCCTCTCCCGCCTGGGCCGGCAGTTCATCGCCGGGCTCCTGCGCCACGCCCCCGAGTACAGCGCGGTCACCAACCAGTGGGTGAACTCCTACAAGCGGCTGTGGGGCGCGCAGGAGGCCCCGAGCTACGTCTGCTGGGGCCACAACAACCGCTCCGCCCTGGTGCGGGTGCCGTTCCACAAGCCCACCAAGGGCACCAGCTCCCGCGTCGAGTTCCGTGGCCTGGACTCCTCGGCGAACCCCTACCTCGCCCTCGCGGTGCTGCTGGCGGCGGGGATGGCGGGGATCGAGGGCGAGTACGAGCTGCCCGAGGGGGCGGAGGACGCGGTGTGGGACCTCTCCGAGCGCGAACGCCGCGCCATGGGCATCGAGCCGCTTCCCACCGACCTGTTCCGGGCGTTGGAGAGCTTCGAGGGCTCCGAGTTGATGGCCTCCACGCTCGGGGAGCAGGTCTTCGAGTTCTTCCTGCGCGACAAGCAGCAGGAATGGCAGCGCTACCGCGAGCAGGTGACCGACTACGAGCTCGCCTCGACCTTCAGCCGGGTCTGA
- a CDS encoding bifunctional [glutamine synthetase] adenylyltransferase/[glutamine synthetase]-adenylyl-L-tyrosine phosphorylase — protein sequence MATEPPTTTGALARLGFSRTDRVRRFLDDPVLAALGPGAVQRLGATADGDDAVLGLLRLAESAQESGQQSLMDDFLASVGTRGSHGERLISLLGTSVALGDFLARHPECLEALREGDDDLTVNAAAVRGSLLRAVGADPSADVPVAGEGAREMRDALRVAYHERLVQIAAADVLAPDPTALQPQVSAALSDLADAALDAAAAIARAAVEGHEKIRWAVIALGKTGARELNFLSDVDVMHVIAPAQGREGGEHGDVDDIDEEELVALGSALARELARAASDRTAEGSLWQVDANLRPEGKDGPLVRTLDSYRRYYDQWAHSWEFQALLKARAAAGDLDLGHAFEEMVEPWVWQASTRDSFVEDTRAMRRRVVAHIPRGEVDRNIKLGPGGLRDVEFTVQLLQMVHGRTEARLQSRSTLESLARLGEGGYISRDHVTEMDEAYRFLRCIEHRLQLHRMRRTQVLPTSGADLRRLARTLGLTQDQFHQRYNRTRRRVRQLHEEIFYRPLLVTASQLSDGEIALTPESATARLAAIGYRDGSRALGHISALTEGISRRARIQRQLLPAMLEWFADGIDPDLGLLSFRRLSDTIGSAHWYLGLLRDSGLAAKRLTRVLSASRFVGEQLEQIPEAVRWLARDELLRPLSRDVLGREFLAVISRVDSVEVARDVLRRSRSRELLRIALAHLTGVATPAQVARALTDLAEAVLEAGLLVAFHVVARERKVVDDDAETLDGIDEVDVDTAKRLRERRSDPARALGIEMAIIAQGSFGAREMGYASDADVQFLGIDHGAGDSAGEIAIAVATQTQRILNAPAAGADMKVSADLRPEGKVGPLARSLEAWTDYYRRDAQTWEKQALVRARPVVASAAVAEQLVTEMDRHRYPSGGLDDGSRREIVRMKARVESERLPRNADPSRQVKLGRGGMTDVEWCAQILAMDHGHEVEALRTTHTLTQLEAAAEAGLIAGREAQELSEAWALAWQVRRCLFLWKRREGDVLPSDRTELLALAWLIDGDDTSASDLEERYLRLTRRARLIAERLIFGAED from the coding sequence ATGGCGACCGAGCCGCCCACCACCACCGGTGCCCTCGCGCGCCTGGGCTTCAGCCGCACCGACCGGGTCCGCCGCTTCCTGGACGACCCCGTCCTGGCCGCCCTCGGCCCGGGAGCCGTTCAGCGCCTCGGGGCGACAGCCGACGGCGACGACGCGGTGCTCGGCCTGCTGCGCCTGGCGGAATCCGCCCAGGAGTCCGGGCAGCAGTCCCTGATGGACGACTTCCTGGCCTCCGTCGGGACGCGGGGAAGCCACGGGGAGCGACTGATCTCCCTGCTGGGGACCTCCGTCGCCCTCGGTGACTTCCTCGCCCGCCACCCCGAGTGCCTCGAGGCGCTGCGGGAGGGGGACGACGACCTGACCGTGAACGCCGCCGCGGTGCGCGGCTCGCTGCTGCGCGCCGTCGGCGCGGACCCGTCGGCCGACGTCCCCGTCGCCGGGGAGGGCGCGCGCGAGATGCGCGACGCACTGCGGGTCGCCTACCACGAGCGGCTGGTGCAGATCGCGGCGGCCGACGTCCTCGCCCCCGATCCCACCGCCCTGCAGCCCCAGGTCTCCGCTGCGCTCAGCGATCTCGCCGACGCCGCCCTCGATGCGGCAGCCGCGATCGCCCGGGCGGCGGTCGAGGGACACGAGAAGATCCGCTGGGCCGTGATCGCCCTCGGCAAGACCGGAGCCCGGGAGCTGAACTTCCTCTCCGACGTCGACGTCATGCACGTGATCGCCCCGGCGCAGGGACGAGAAGGCGGCGAGCACGGTGATGTCGATGACATCGATGAGGAGGAGCTGGTCGCCCTCGGCTCCGCACTGGCCCGTGAGCTCGCCCGCGCCGCCTCGGACCGCACTGCCGAGGGTTCCCTCTGGCAGGTCGACGCGAACCTGCGCCCGGAGGGCAAGGACGGACCGTTGGTGCGGACCCTGGACTCCTACCGCCGGTACTACGACCAGTGGGCGCACTCCTGGGAGTTCCAGGCGCTGCTGAAGGCCCGTGCCGCCGCCGGCGACCTCGACCTCGGACACGCCTTCGAGGAGATGGTCGAGCCATGGGTGTGGCAGGCCTCGACCCGCGACAGCTTCGTGGAGGACACCCGGGCGATGCGCCGCCGCGTCGTCGCGCACATCCCCCGCGGGGAGGTCGACCGCAACATCAAGCTCGGCCCCGGGGGCCTGCGCGACGTCGAGTTCACCGTCCAGCTGCTGCAGATGGTCCACGGACGCACCGAGGCGCGACTGCAGAGCCGCTCCACCCTGGAGTCCCTGGCACGCCTGGGGGAGGGCGGCTACATCTCCCGTGACCACGTCACCGAGATGGACGAGGCCTACCGCTTCCTGCGCTGCATCGAGCACCGTCTGCAGCTGCACCGGATGCGGCGCACCCAGGTGCTGCCCACCTCCGGGGCGGACCTTCGGCGCCTCGCGCGCACCCTGGGACTGACCCAGGACCAGTTCCACCAGCGGTACAACCGCACCCGGCGCCGGGTGCGGCAGCTGCACGAGGAGATCTTCTACCGGCCGCTGCTGGTGACCGCCTCGCAGCTCAGCGACGGAGAGATCGCCCTGACCCCTGAATCGGCGACGGCCCGGCTGGCCGCGATCGGCTACCGCGATGGCTCCCGCGCGCTCGGCCACATCTCGGCGCTGACCGAGGGCATCTCGCGGCGCGCCAGGATCCAGCGCCAGCTGCTGCCGGCCATGCTCGAGTGGTTCGCCGACGGGATCGACCCCGACCTCGGACTGCTCTCCTTCCGCCGCCTCTCGGACACCATCGGCTCCGCCCACTGGTATCTGGGCCTGCTGCGCGACTCCGGCCTGGCCGCCAAACGTCTGACCAGGGTGCTGTCGGCGAGCAGGTTCGTCGGCGAGCAGCTCGAGCAGATCCCCGAGGCGGTGCGCTGGCTGGCCCGCGACGAGCTGCTGAGGCCCCTGTCGCGCGACGTGTTGGGCCGGGAGTTCCTCGCCGTCATCTCCCGCGTCGACTCGGTGGAGGTCGCACGCGACGTGCTGCGCCGCTCGCGCAGCCGGGAGCTGCTGCGCATCGCTCTGGCACATCTGACCGGTGTCGCCACGCCCGCGCAGGTGGCACGGGCGCTGACCGACCTCGCCGAGGCAGTGCTCGAGGCGGGTCTGCTGGTCGCTTTCCACGTCGTGGCCCGCGAGCGGAAGGTCGTCGACGATGACGCGGAGACCCTGGACGGCATCGACGAGGTCGACGTGGACACCGCCAAGCGGCTGCGGGAACGGCGCTCCGACCCGGCCCGGGCCCTCGGCATCGAGATGGCGATCATCGCGCAGGGCAGCTTCGGCGCCCGCGAGATGGGGTACGCCTCCGACGCGGACGTGCAGTTCCTCGGCATCGATCACGGGGCGGGCGACAGCGCCGGGGAGATCGCGATCGCGGTGGCCACCCAGACCCAGAGGATCCTCAACGCGCCGGCTGCCGGGGCGGACATGAAGGTCAGCGCCGACCTGCGCCCCGAAGGGAAGGTCGGGCCGCTGGCCCGCAGCCTCGAGGCGTGGACCGACTACTACCGACGCGACGCCCAGACCTGGGAGAAGCAAGCGCTGGTGCGGGCGCGCCCGGTGGTCGCATCGGCCGCTGTCGCCGAGCAGCTCGTGACGGAGATGGATCGCCACCGGTACCCGAGCGGGGGACTCGACGACGGCTCGCGCCGGGAGATCGTGCGGATGAAGGCGAGAGTCGAATCCGAGCGGCTGCCTCGCAACGCGGACCCCTCCCGGCAGGTGAAGCTGGGACGCGGTGGCATGACGGACGTCGAGTGGTGCGCGCAGATCCTCGCCATGGACCACGGCCACGAGGTCGAGGCCCTGCGCACCACCCACACCCTGACCCAGCTGGAGGCGGCGGCGGAGGCCGGGCTGATCGCGGGCCGTGAGGCCCAGGAGCTCTCGGAGGCCTGGGCCCTGGCCTGGCAGGTGCGCCGCTGCCTGTTCCTGTGGAAGCGGCGCGAGGGCGACGTGCTCCCGTCGGACCGCACCGAGCTGCTGGCGCTGGCCTGGCTGATCGACGGCGACGACACCTCCGCCTCCGACCTCGAGGAGCGATATCTGCGCCTGACCCGCCGCGCACGGCTCATCGCCGAACGCCTCATCTTCGGGGCCGAGGACTAG